The Microplitis mediator isolate UGA2020A chromosome 8, iyMicMedi2.1, whole genome shotgun sequence genome has a window encoding:
- the LOC130673850 gene encoding uncharacterized protein LOC130673850 → MHIATKCLNRLIKNISQKPEFNHLHKDFLTEYEAMGHMQKVPDSYQSSHITYYLPHHGVLREESTTTKLRVVFNGSSNTTPDISLNDTLHTGPKLQSDIFDVLLYVRRHQFIFITDITKMFRQIDVHPDDWDYQRILWVDDNNQSQSYHLTTITSGTRPAPYLAGRVLKQLIIDEGDKYPLAVEPFEKGSYVDDICGGADNVNHLNNIASQVEAICLSGCSLLAKWKSNHPQFSILSSSNISNSHEFNESTSKILGLSWKCQPDHLTFTGHTSQKAAITKRSILSEIAQLLDPLGLISPVVINAKILMRDLWLEKIGLDDSLSPQMIHRWKKFRDKLPELSQLKIPRWLNISSDTSNIEIHGF, encoded by the coding sequence ATGCACATTGCCACCAAGTGTCTCAATCGACTAATAAAAAACATCTCACAAAAGCCTGAGTTCAATCATCTCCACAAGGACTTTCTTACGGAGTATGAGGCCATGGGTCACATGCAAAAGGTCCCAGATTCATATCAATCATCTCACATCACCTACTATCTACCTCATCACGGTGTTCTTCGTGAAGAAAGCACAACAACGAAGCTGAGAGTCGTTTTCAACGGCTCCAGTAATACTACTCCAGACATCTCACTAAATGACACACTTCACACGGGTCCAAAACTGCAGTCTGACATCTTTGATGTCTTACTGTATGTCAGAAGACACCAATTCATTTTCATCACGGACATCACAAAAATGTTTCGTCAAATCGATGTTCACCCAGATGATTGGGACTATCAACGGATCCTCTGGGTAGATGATAACAATCAATCTCAATCATATCATCTCACCACCATTACATCCGGCACTCGGCCAGCACCATATCTCGCTGGCCGTGTTCTCAAACAGCTGATCATCGATGAAGGAGATAAGTATCCACTAGCTGTTGAACCTTTTGAAAAAGGCAGTTACGTGGATGATATCTGTGGAGGCGCTGATAACGTCAATCATCTCAACAACATCGCATCTCAAGTGGAAGCAATATGTCTTTCTGGTTGTTCTCTACTAGCCAAGTGGAAAAGCAACCATCCTCAGTTCAGCATATTGTCATCATCTAACATCTCAAATTCCCACGAGTTCAACGAATCGACATCCAAAATTCTTGGACTGTCCTGGAAATGTCAACCAGATCATCTCACATTCACTGGTCATACATCTCAAAAGGCTGCCATCACCAAAAGATCAATTTTATCTGAAATAGCCCAGTTACTTGATCCACTGGGGCTCATCTCACCTGTAGTCATCAATGCCAAAATCTTGATGCGAGATCTATGGCTAGAAAAAATTGGATTGGACGATTCACTCTCACCTCAGATGATTCACCGTTGGAAGAAATTCCGAGATAAATTACCTGAATTATCTCAACTTAAAATTCCTCGCTGGCTTAACATCTCATCAGACACCTCAAACATCGAGATCCACGGATTCTAA